A segment of the Campylobacter anatolicus genome:
GCCAAAATCATAATCAGCTTTTAGTTTAAGGCCTATCTGGGCTAGGTGTTTCATCATTTTTTTTGCTATCTTTTATGAAACTATGTTGTAATTACCGCTAACTCCGATAAATACACTCTCTGCAAAACTATAGCTACAAAATAATAGGCTAACGAAGAGTAACTTTAACTAGATTTTTCATATTTTAAAATTTACCTTAAATTTTGCTCTTAACTGTCTTTAATACTTCATTATTTTGTCACTATAAAAACAGCTTAAAAATTACTAAAATTAAACCATATAAAAGTCAAAATTTGCTAAAATCACAAATTATTTTATTGGCAAAAATAGGATAAAGTGCAAAAATATATCTTAAATTTAATATATACGAATGAAAATTTTAAGTGTCGCACTGACTTTTGTAGAGGGATGTGTTTTGATGTTTAATATCGTTTTAGTAAGCCCACAGATTCCACAAAATACTGGTGCAATAGGGCGAATGTGTGTCAATGCGAACTTAAGACTTCACATTGTTAAGCCGACTGTGTTTGATTTGAGTGAGAAGGCAGTTAGACGTGCTGGACTTGATTATTGGCACTTGCTTGAGCCGATCGTCTGGGAGAGTTTGGATGAGTTTTTGATGCAAAATATCAAATTTAAAGATAGATTTTTCTTCGCTACCACTAAGACAGATCGCCTTTATACAGACGTGGCATTTTTACCTGGAGATTTTATATTTTTTGGTGGTGAAAGCACTGGTCTGCCAAGAGAGCTTATGGATATAAATTTTAAAAATGCCATCACGATACCGATGGGAGAGCG
Coding sequences within it:
- a CDS encoding tRNA (cytidine(34)-2'-O)-methyltransferase, which produces MFNIVLVSPQIPQNTGAIGRMCVNANLRLHIVKPTVFDLSEKAVRRAGLDYWHLLEPIVWESLDEFLMQNIKFKDRFFFATTKTDRLYTDVAFLPGDFIFFGGESTGLPRELMDINFKNAITIPMGERGRSLNLAMSAGIVAYEAIRQNLDKFEFRQKLNGSGI